The uncultured Cohaesibacter sp. genomic sequence CGCTGTTTGAGAATGGCGTATTTTTGTTTCTTTTTTGAAGGCGTAAGGCAGCCGAATGGCCAAGCATGCTCTCATTTTTACGTCCGCTGATCTTGGCCTTGATACGCCTCCTTGGGCTGACATCCTCACTCAACTCAATTTTGCTGTCTGGTCTCACTATGCCTATTCGGATGAAGAGCTGGACCCGGTTTCGCAAGGGGTTGGCATCCTCCTGTTGGATTTGTTCGATGCCAAAAGCGAGGATATCCCCGCTTTGGTGGCGCGGGCAGACGAGTTGCACAAGGCGTTCGGCTTTGCTGATGCGCGGGTGCCTATGGTGGCGATTGCAGATGCGTCCATCAGCCTGACAGAAGAACAGATGACGCTTTTTGCGGATGTTCTAAAGCCGCCTTTGACGCAGGATCTGATTGCGAATCGCCTGACATCCCTCATGCGACTGGCAACCATGCGGCGGGAAGCCGAGAGGCGGTCGCTCACATTCAAGCGCTTTGGTGTGGGATTGCCTGTGGTGCCACCACCGCGGGATCTTGATAAGCAGAGTTTGCTTTATATTGGCGCCGGTGCCGCTTTCTTGCCGGTTCAAATGGCGCTGCCCGAGTCGGTGGAAACCGTGGCCGCTCTCACTCCCTCCATGGCGATGCATTATCTGGAAATGAAGCCGTTTGATGCGCTTGTGGTGGAACTGAGCGACTATAATGAACATCTGGTCGAGTTCATTTCCGATCTTCGGCGCAATCCGACCTATTTCTCATTTCCTATCATTCTGGTCTGCCACAAGAGAGCCGTTCAGGATGGATTGGCCGGGCTTGCCGCCGGGGCGAATGATATCGTGTCCTTCCCCTTTTCCGAACGCTTTTTTGAAAACCGTTTTGACATTCTCGTACGCGAAGAGCGGTATCGGCGGCAGTTGCGCAAGATCTTCTCAGAGGCGCGGCTGTTGATGCCGACTGACGAGGTAACAAGACTTTATTCGGAAGAGTTTCTCAAATCTCATTTGGATGTCTTGAGGGAGGAAGATGCGGGTGCGACGGTGACATTTGTCGGCTTTGATATTTCCTTCGATCATGTGCATGAAAAAAGAGGCGGAAAGAGGCTGCCCCCTGCTCTGCTGGCCAAGGTGACGCGGCTCATCGCATCTTTGATGCGAGCTGAAGATTTGCTCGCGCGCCTTGAAAATGGCTTCGTCGTCGCCTTTTTCCCGGATACGGATCTTTATGAAGCCCGCATGGCGTTGCAGCGTATTCGCTCGATTGTTCAGCTCAGTCCGTTTGTTGAACATAGCTCTACGCGTGCGGTGCATGTCACGCTGGATTTTTCGCTGCATTATTGCGACACCCGCAGCCCGGAATATGATGTGGAACGGATTCTCAAGGACCTGTTCGAGAATCCCGTCGTGCGATTTTGAGTTTCAAAAATCTTGATAAGCCGCTCGCTGAGGCCCTTTCCTGACGCCTGTATCATGCTCTTTACAGTGTTGGTACAGGCGCTCTTATTGGGCGTTTTGCGCCAGCTTGGCTAGTTGGGTCATGATAACGGCGGTGCCTTTGAGGCGGTCGCTGGCTGACTTCCAGCTGCGGGCCAGGAAGATCTTCTGATCGGGCCGGAGCTTGGCAAGGCTCCCCTGCTCGGATATATATTGCACCAGCCCCGCCGGATTGGAAAACTCGTTGTTGCGGAAAGCCAGAACGGCACCTTTGGGGCCTGCATCGATTTTCTCGACATTG encodes the following:
- a CDS encoding diguanylate cyclase, whose product is MAKHALIFTSADLGLDTPPWADILTQLNFAVWSHYAYSDEELDPVSQGVGILLLDLFDAKSEDIPALVARADELHKAFGFADARVPMVAIADASISLTEEQMTLFADVLKPPLTQDLIANRLTSLMRLATMRREAERRSLTFKRFGVGLPVVPPPRDLDKQSLLYIGAGAAFLPVQMALPESVETVAALTPSMAMHYLEMKPFDALVVELSDYNEHLVEFISDLRRNPTYFSFPIILVCHKRAVQDGLAGLAAGANDIVSFPFSERFFENRFDILVREERYRRQLRKIFSEARLLMPTDEVTRLYSEEFLKSHLDVLREEDAGATVTFVGFDISFDHVHEKRGGKRLPPALLAKVTRLIASLMRAEDLLARLENGFVVAFFPDTDLYEARMALQRIRSIVQLSPFVEHSSTRAVHVTLDFSLHYCDTRSPEYDVERILKDLFENPVVRF